The Ornithodoros turicata isolate Travis chromosome 7, ASM3712646v1, whole genome shotgun sequence genome includes a region encoding these proteins:
- the LOC135399806 gene encoding uncharacterized protein LOC135399806 — MASFNEKLVQEVKKHKQLWDQHSKLHKEASFREAAWTQIAESLAVTVEECQTRWRTIRDTYLKRKKRQRNGVNKGQWNVLDRELSFLDDFLRPRTRLARVRALKANVKMEAEDPQSDEGSAESIYGSVVATQDVQQEMQSVEKQLLVDGRSACDSTTVDYAVMEYLREFQRTDPEELFCLSLAPHLKRLSPKERTMAKMQMLRTLHEFEFGDAESTEEIID, encoded by the exons ATGGCCTCTTTTAACGAGAAGCTCGTCCAAGAAGTGAAAAAGCACAAACAGCTATGGGACCAGCACTCCAAGCTGCACAAGGAAGCGAGCTTCAGAGAAGCTGCTTGGACCCAAATCGCCGAATCCCTCGCCGTGACAG TTGAAGAGTGCCAGACGAGGTGGAGAACTATTCGTGACACTTACCTTAAGAGgaagaaaaggcaaagaaaCGGAGTCAACAAGGGACAATGGAACGTCTTGGACAGAGAACTCTCATTTCTTGATGACTTCCTCCGGCCCAGGAC GCGATTGGCCCGAGTAAGGGCTTTGAAGGCGAACGTCAAAATGGAGGCAGAAGATCCACAGTCAGACGAGGGAAGCGCGGAGTCCATCTATGGCAGTGTTGTGGCCACACAGGATGTACAGCAGGAAATGCAGTCGGTGGAAAAACAGCTCTTGGTTGATGGTCGTTCTGCGTGTGACTCCA CTACGGTCGACTATGCTGTTATGGAGTACCTCAGAGAGTTCCAAAGAACAGACCCCGAAGAACTGTTCTGCCTTAGCCTGGCACCGCATCTGAAAAGGCTCTCTCCCAAGGAGAGGACTATGGCGAAAATGCAGATGCTGAGGACGTTACACGAGTTTGAGTTTGGAGACGCTGAGTCAACTGAGGAAATAATAGACTAA